Within Desulfobacter sp., the genomic segment AAAGCGGCCTGTTCCGGGAGGGCCAGGAGGTGGACGACCGCCTTATGGATTCCATGGACCTGGAGCGGGAGCGGGGAATCACCATTGCGGCCAAGAATTGTTCCGTGACCTGCAAAGGGGTAAAGATCAACATCATCGACACCCCGGGCCATGCCGATTTCGGCGGCGAGGTGGAACGGGCCCTGTCCATGGCCGACTCCGCCATCCTGCTGGTGGATGCCTCGGAAGGGCCGCTGCCCCAGACCCGGTTTGTGCTGAAAAAGACCTTTGAGGCCAATATGCCGGTGCTGGTCATCATCAATAAGATCGACAGGAAAGACGCCCGGCCCGACGAGGTCCTGGATATGGTCTATGACCTGTTCATCGACCTGGACGCCACCGAGGAGCAGCTGGACTTTACCTATCTTTACGCCATCGGCCGGGACGGGATCGTCAAGCGGGAGCTGGATGATGATGTGGATAACCTCAAGGTGCTTTTCGACATTATCCTCGACGAGATGCCCGGCCCCTCCTATGATCCTGAAGCCCCGTTCCAGATGCTGGTTTCCGATCTGGGGTATTCCGACTACCTGGGACGTCTGGCCATCGGCAAAGTCTTCGGCGGATCCGCCGCCTCCAATGCTGCATTGGTCTGTCTGGATGAGGCGGGCAAGCAGAATGCCCTGAAGGTCTCCAAGCTCCAGTCCTACGACGGGGTGAGCCTTAAGCCTGTGGACCGGGCCGATACCGGGGATATTGTGGTCCTGGCCGGCATTGAGGACGTGAAAATCGGTGACACCATCTGCACCCGGGAGGCGCCCCTGGCCCTGCCCCGGATTACGGTGGACGAGCCCACGGTGTTCATGCGGTTCGGCATCAACACCTCTCCTTTTGCCGGCAAAGAGGGCAAAAATGTCCAGTCCCGGAAGATCCGGGACCGCCTGCTCAAGGAGACCCTGCTCAACGTGGCCATCGAGGTGGAAGAGAATACCGAGGATGACAGCTTTGTGGTCAAGGGCCGGGGGGAACTCCAGCTTGCCATCCTCATTGAGACCATGCGCCGGGAGGATTTTGAAATCTGTGTGGGACGGCCCCGGGTAATTTACCGGGAGGAAAACGGCCAGACCCTGGAGCCCATCGAGCACCTCTTCGTGGACTGCGACGAGGATTTCATGGGGGTGGTCACGGAAAAGCTGTCCATCCGCAAGGGCAAGATGACCAACCTGGTGAACAACGGCAAAGGGCGGGTGCGCATTGAGTTCTCCATTCCTTCTCGGTCCCTGATCGGGTACCGGGACGAGTTCATGACCGATACCCGGGGCACGGGCATCATGAATTCCTATCTGTCCGGATATGAGCCCCACCGCGGGGAATTCCCCGTGCGGTACACCGGATCCATTGTCTGTGACCGCCAGGGCAAGGCCGTGCCCTACGCCCTGTTCAACCTGGAGCCCCGGGGCCAGCTTTTTATCGCACCGGGGACACCGGTGTACGAGGGCATGGTGGTGGGCGAGCACAACCGTCATTCAGACATCGATGTCAACCCCTGCAAGGAAAAGAAGCTGACCAATATGCGGGCCTCGGGTAAGGATGAGGCCACCATCTGCTCCCCGGTCAAACCCATGACCCTGGAGCAGGCCATCCATTTCATCCGGGACGATGAAATGGTGGAGGTCACCCCGGAATCCATCCGTATCAGAAAAGTTGAGCTGAATGCCGGCAAACGCCATATCCTGGCCGGCAAGCTTAAAAAGAAAGAGAAGAAATAACAGCTTTTTTGCCTGTTTTAGACATCCCCCTTTATGCCGGCCCCGGTATAAAGGGGGATGTGTTTTTAAGAATCCTGCTGATTTCGGCGCTGTGGGCGGTGAGATTTTCTCTGATGACCTCTAACTCCGATGCCCCGGGATGCCATGCCGCCACTAGATTGGCCGTGACGGCATCAAGTTGAGCCGTGCTGAAATTGAGAATAAAGTCATGGAAGACTTTGGGCAGGTCCCGGGGAAGCCCCTTATCCATCGCACTCTGTCCCGGCCCGGTCTCCGCCTTGCGGGAAAGGGCCCTAAAAAAACCGTTTATTGATGCCTCTGCAACCTCTTTTTTAAGAAATACAGTGGGGCCGGTGCCATCCAGCCGGTCCAGCCGCATGCGCAGAACCGTTGAGAGAAAGAAAAATAATAGGGGTGGAAGCATGTTGCCGTCCCCGGATTCCGCCTCTGCCAGGGGAGAAAATCCCCTGACCGTGGTCAGTCGCACCGGCAATCCCGGTGCTGCCGGATTGACCACAAAATCACCTGCCGCGTGATGCCAGGGGGAAATTCCTGCGCCGGTGCTGACATCATAATATAAGGTGAGGATGTGGGCCGCCTGTTCATAGAGCAAAGCCGCCGCCCCATATGGAAAGTGCCTCACCTCTTCTCCAGGCCCCCAGACCACAATGCACTCCTCCCCGGTTGTCCGGGTCACGTGGAATTCATAGAAGCCCTCCAGCCATTCCCCCAGGAAAAAGGCGGTTTCCATTCCCTTGCCCTTCTGCCGGCCCGCTCCGAATACTGTGGGGATGCAGGCGGGGATGAGGGCGGTACCCAGCCCGGCCATCAGTCCATATTCCT encodes:
- the typA gene encoding translational GTPase TypA; protein product: MKKNIAVNDKIRNVAIIAHVDHGKTTLVDAMFKQSGLFREGQEVDDRLMDSMDLERERGITIAAKNCSVTCKGVKINIIDTPGHADFGGEVERALSMADSAILLVDASEGPLPQTRFVLKKTFEANMPVLVIINKIDRKDARPDEVLDMVYDLFIDLDATEEQLDFTYLYAIGRDGIVKRELDDDVDNLKVLFDIILDEMPGPSYDPEAPFQMLVSDLGYSDYLGRLAIGKVFGGSAASNAALVCLDEAGKQNALKVSKLQSYDGVSLKPVDRADTGDIVVLAGIEDVKIGDTICTREAPLALPRITVDEPTVFMRFGINTSPFAGKEGKNVQSRKIRDRLLKETLLNVAIEVEENTEDDSFVVKGRGELQLAILIETMRREDFEICVGRPRVIYREENGQTLEPIEHLFVDCDEDFMGVVTEKLSIRKGKMTNLVNNGKGRVRIEFSIPSRSLIGYRDEFMTDTRGTGIMNSYLSGYEPHRGEFPVRYTGSIVCDRQGKAVPYALFNLEPRGQLFIAPGTPVYEGMVVGEHNRHSDIDVNPCKEKKLTNMRASGKDEATICSPVKPMTLEQAIHFIRDDEMVEVTPESIRIRKVELNAGKRHILAGKLKKKEKK